Proteins from one Ketobacter alkanivorans genomic window:
- a CDS encoding DUF1513 domain-containing protein, translated as MSLLSLAAGYNVGCTGKRPSSFKAVFSGCDDTAGNHYIAQLTPSGEVAVRIKVPLRVHGSVFVREINSALFFARRPGNQLYQLDVGSGRLVHTFTNTPDRHFYGHGVVSADGETLFATENNTADLSGVIGVYSLAGSPRKVAEFPSGGIGPHQLALLPDQKTLVVANGGMATHPSSERSVLNLDTMAPNLAYLNINDGELLELHEPLHHKMSVRHLDVATDGSVVFGVQYQGELNDTVPLVGSHKRGEPIRWFDLPVAMQRRAKQYTASVAIDNAGRYVVVSCPRGNMLGCWDLASGHLIQQLDSPDAAGLYRLPHSGWISSNGYGDVSLLKYADQRLERSAVAHSALRWDNHLTVI; from the coding sequence ATGTCTCTGTTGAGTCTGGCTGCTGGTTATAACGTAGGCTGCACAGGTAAGCGGCCATCTTCATTTAAGGCTGTTTTCAGCGGCTGTGACGACACAGCGGGCAATCACTATATTGCACAATTAACTCCATCTGGTGAGGTTGCCGTACGCATTAAAGTGCCTCTTAGGGTGCATGGCTCGGTATTTGTTCGTGAGATCAATAGCGCACTTTTTTTTGCGCGTCGCCCAGGAAATCAACTATATCAGTTGGACGTTGGGTCAGGCAGATTAGTACACACTTTTACAAATACGCCTGATCGACACTTCTACGGGCATGGTGTTGTGAGTGCTGATGGTGAAACACTTTTTGCCACCGAGAACAACACTGCTGATCTTAGCGGTGTGATCGGTGTTTATTCCCTGGCTGGATCACCCCGGAAAGTAGCTGAGTTCCCCTCTGGTGGCATAGGCCCTCATCAATTGGCGTTGCTGCCTGATCAAAAAACACTGGTGGTGGCCAATGGTGGTATGGCTACTCATCCGTCATCTGAACGTTCAGTATTAAACTTGGATACCATGGCGCCCAATCTAGCCTACCTCAACATAAACGATGGTGAGCTGTTAGAGTTACATGAGCCTCTTCACCATAAAATGAGTGTTCGTCATTTGGATGTCGCTACAGACGGATCGGTTGTTTTTGGAGTGCAATATCAGGGTGAACTCAATGACACTGTGCCTTTGGTGGGTAGTCATAAACGCGGTGAACCCATACGCTGGTTTGATCTGCCTGTGGCAATGCAGCGGCGCGCTAAACAGTATACTGCCAGCGTGGCGATCGATAATGCTGGGCGCTACGTTGTAGTGAGTTGTCCTCGAGGTAACATGTTAGGTTGCTGGGATCTCGCCAGTGGGCATCTGATACAGCAATTGGATAGCCCTGATGCTGCCGGTCTATATCGACTGCCACATTCGGGCTGGATCAGCAGTAATGGCTATGGTGACGTGAGCCTGCTGAAGTATGCCGACCAACGTTTAGAACGGTCGGCGGTAGCTCATTCTGCCTTGCGTTGGGATAATCACTTAACGGTGATATAG
- a CDS encoding imelysin family protein, with the protein MMSVGCERVSPEEKWVSALSTRIAADYADLFHHSQLLVESANRFCEAKRQSGDGTVALSAELSTVQIEWRRTMGAWQHIQWVRFGPMVENNDDWKIQFWPDKKNIVSRKVQQILDKENKIDQQVVADASVVVQGLSALELLLFDAEYVALFYQNAKPSERQCQLIVAIGEQLVSTIERVKSQWQDQNYRNSWVATVNQEQESLAPSALTDVVAAMLTQMEKLKADKLGGPLGYKNRSKQPNGYFSEGWRSNSSLDNIKTNLLALQILISNQDSYDLRRLLDAKDSDAVANDIESSINEILNVVATIDKPLNEAVTDVGSRVQLEELHLAVGNLNSQLKTRLSPALGITLGFNSNDGD; encoded by the coding sequence ATGATGAGCGTGGGCTGTGAGCGGGTATCTCCGGAAGAAAAATGGGTCTCTGCGCTATCAACCAGGATAGCTGCAGATTACGCTGATTTATTTCATCACAGTCAATTGTTGGTGGAGAGCGCCAACCGTTTTTGTGAGGCTAAGCGCCAAAGTGGTGATGGTACTGTTGCGTTGTCTGCCGAGCTATCCACTGTGCAGATCGAATGGCGGCGCACGATGGGAGCCTGGCAGCACATTCAATGGGTGCGCTTTGGTCCGATGGTGGAGAATAATGATGATTGGAAGATCCAGTTCTGGCCGGACAAGAAAAATATAGTGTCTCGTAAAGTGCAACAAATATTAGATAAGGAAAACAAGATTGATCAGCAGGTGGTTGCTGATGCCAGTGTTGTTGTGCAGGGGTTGAGTGCATTGGAACTTCTGCTGTTCGATGCGGAGTATGTAGCGTTGTTTTATCAAAATGCCAAGCCATCAGAGAGGCAGTGCCAATTGATTGTGGCAATTGGTGAGCAACTGGTAAGTACAATCGAGAGGGTTAAAAGCCAATGGCAGGATCAGAACTACCGTAATTCATGGGTGGCGACGGTGAATCAAGAGCAAGAGAGCTTGGCCCCTTCCGCATTAACCGACGTTGTAGCTGCCATGCTGACACAAATGGAGAAGCTGAAAGCTGATAAGTTGGGTGGCCCTTTGGGTTACAAGAATCGTAGCAAGCAGCCAAATGGCTATTTCTCTGAAGGGTGGCGTAGTAATAGTTCGCTGGATAATATCAAGACCAATTTGTTGGCCTTGCAAATATTGATTTCCAATCAGGATAGTTACGATTTGCGTCGACTGCTGGACGCCAAAGACAGTGATGCTGTAGCGAATGATATTGAATCCAGTATTAACGAAATCCTGAATGTCGTTGCGACAATAGACAAACCATTGAACGAGGCGGTTACCGATGTCGGTTCAAGGGTCCAGTTAGAAGAGCTGCATCTGGCGGTGGGAAACCTGAATTCCCAGTTAAAAACTCGATTGAGTCCGGCTCTGGGTATAACGCTCGGGTTCAACTCCAACGATGGAGACTAG
- a CDS encoding di-heme oxidoreductase family protein: MTIKRFIHWPRKMLWGFLLLLFGNAALAFGLYSGGETSVSKTDNNAFSLPAANMSFERRLDFSVGNSFFRNPWVTAPSTTTARDGLGPLFNTNGCQNCHIRDGRGHLPESADDNAVSLLARISIKPVTDEQRDYVAKHGVIPHPSYGDQIQDFAVPGVNPEAQLQLEYEKTEIVLSDGAKVTLRKPKLVLHNPAYGPIDEAVVYSLRLAPPMIGLGLLEALSDDQIKKLADPDDSDANGISGRWNTVWSVEQQGYVMGRFGWKAEQPTLRQQNAAAFNGDIGITSSLFPIENCTRNQKLCMESPSGGVPELSDKLLDLVTFYTRHLAVPKRRAVDDPMVKQGELVFVEAGCGQCHQVLHVTPQLKDRPELSEQTIHPYTDMLLHDMGEGLADGRAVYNASGREWRTPPLWGIGLTKVVSGFEHYLHDGRAGSLLEALLWHGGEAKRSQEFVVQASTSDREALLAFLKSL; the protein is encoded by the coding sequence ATGACGATAAAGCGTTTCATTCATTGGCCCCGCAAGATGTTGTGGGGCTTTTTGCTGTTGCTGTTTGGAAATGCAGCGTTGGCTTTTGGGTTGTATTCCGGGGGCGAAACCAGTGTCAGTAAAACCGATAACAACGCATTTTCGTTGCCTGCGGCCAATATGTCATTTGAACGACGTTTGGACTTCAGCGTTGGTAACAGCTTCTTCCGAAACCCATGGGTAACAGCTCCCTCAACCACTACGGCTCGGGATGGCTTGGGCCCGCTGTTCAATACTAATGGCTGCCAGAATTGCCACATACGAGACGGTCGTGGGCACCTGCCAGAATCCGCTGATGATAATGCAGTTTCACTGCTGGCTCGGATCAGTATCAAACCTGTCACAGACGAACAGCGAGACTATGTCGCCAAACACGGTGTGATCCCTCATCCATCGTACGGTGATCAGATTCAGGATTTTGCTGTGCCCGGAGTCAATCCTGAGGCACAGCTACAGTTAGAGTATGAGAAGACGGAGATCGTGTTATCCGACGGTGCCAAGGTGACTCTACGCAAGCCCAAGCTTGTTTTGCACAACCCTGCATACGGCCCAATAGATGAGGCGGTGGTTTACTCTTTGCGTCTTGCTCCTCCGATGATTGGGCTGGGGTTGCTGGAGGCTTTGAGTGATGATCAAATCAAGAAGCTGGCCGACCCGGATGATTCTGATGCGAACGGAATTTCCGGGCGCTGGAATACGGTTTGGAGTGTTGAGCAACAGGGATACGTAATGGGGCGTTTTGGTTGGAAAGCTGAACAGCCTACACTCAGACAGCAAAATGCAGCCGCCTTCAATGGCGATATAGGTATAACAAGCTCACTTTTTCCGATAGAAAACTGTACCCGTAACCAGAAATTATGCATGGAGTCACCTTCAGGAGGTGTACCGGAGCTGTCTGATAAGCTGCTCGATCTGGTAACGTTTTACACTCGTCATCTTGCGGTGCCCAAGCGCAGAGCAGTGGATGATCCCATGGTAAAACAAGGTGAGTTGGTTTTTGTTGAGGCGGGGTGTGGCCAATGTCATCAAGTTCTGCATGTGACACCACAGCTCAAAGATCGGCCGGAACTGTCAGAGCAGACCATTCACCCATACACGGATATGCTATTACATGACATGGGTGAGGGGCTGGCGGACGGGCGAGCGGTGTATAATGCATCAGGGCGTGAATGGCGCACGCCTCCATTGTGGGGGATTGGGTTAACCAAGGTTGTTAGTGGTTTCGAGCATTATCTTCATGATGGTCGTGCCGGGAGCCTGCTGGAAGCCCTGTTGTGGCATGGTGGAGAAGCGAAACGAAGCCAAGAGTTTGTTGTCCAAGCCAGTACCTCGGATCGAGAAGCTTTGCTGGCTTTTCTAAAATCCTTATAA
- a CDS encoding imelysin family protein — MKVVTHLALAGSILVAGTAQAAVTEQAVVKHYGEIAHAVFSDALITAEALQSKIDMLISKPSGATLDSARAAWKQARVPYQQSEVFRFGNSVVDDWEGQLNAWPLDEGLIDYVASSNYHHEMGNVGATANIIANSTLKLGGTTLDLSNITPELLASLNELGGSEANVATGYHAIEFLLWGQDLNGTKAGAGERPFTDYVQGDGCTNGNCDRRAAYLKAVTTLLVTDLKYMQGQWAAEADNYRAELESQKPQLGLTKALFGMGSLALGELAGERMKVALEANSTEDEHDCFSDNTHFSHFYDAKGIENVYYGTYKRVDGSTIKGASIAQLVAAKDPKLAAAIDQQFKLSMSAMQALVDSAEANGGGMKFDQMIAEGNAKGATLIQDAIGGLVALTRKIESAAMALGVENLSPDNADHDF, encoded by the coding sequence ATGAAAGTAGTGACACATCTGGCACTGGCTGGAAGCATTTTGGTTGCGGGAACTGCGCAGGCCGCTGTTACGGAGCAGGCTGTGGTCAAGCATTATGGCGAGATCGCCCATGCCGTATTCAGTGATGCCCTGATCACAGCGGAAGCACTGCAGTCTAAAATCGATATGCTGATCAGCAAGCCAAGTGGGGCTACTCTGGATTCTGCTCGCGCGGCCTGGAAACAGGCCCGCGTGCCTTATCAGCAGTCTGAAGTTTTCCGGTTCGGCAACAGTGTTGTTGACGACTGGGAAGGTCAGTTGAATGCCTGGCCACTGGATGAAGGGCTTATAGATTACGTTGCTTCCTCTAACTATCATCATGAGATGGGCAATGTGGGAGCAACTGCCAATATCATTGCCAACTCAACCTTGAAGCTCGGTGGTACAACTTTGGATCTAAGCAATATCACACCTGAGTTGTTGGCCAGTCTCAACGAGCTGGGAGGGTCAGAGGCGAATGTCGCAACCGGATACCATGCCATCGAATTTTTGCTGTGGGGCCAGGATCTGAACGGTACCAAAGCCGGAGCAGGTGAGCGCCCGTTCACTGATTACGTTCAGGGTGATGGATGCACAAATGGCAACTGTGATCGTCGTGCCGCGTATTTAAAGGCGGTGACCACACTGTTGGTGACTGATTTAAAATACATGCAGGGGCAGTGGGCAGCCGAAGCCGACAACTATCGCGCTGAGCTGGAAAGCCAAAAACCCCAACTGGGCTTAACCAAAGCGCTGTTTGGCATGGGTAGCCTGGCATTGGGCGAGTTGGCAGGTGAGCGAATGAAAGTTGCTTTGGAAGCCAATTCTACAGAAGACGAGCACGACTGCTTCAGTGATAACACGCATTTTTCCCATTTTTACGATGCTAAAGGCATTGAAAATGTATATTACGGTACATATAAACGCGTTGATGGCAGCACTATCAAAGGTGCTTCCATCGCACAGCTTGTAGCTGCCAAAGATCCCAAACTGGCCGCTGCTATTGACCAGCAATTCAAGCTATCTATGTCGGCCATGCAGGCATTGGTGGACAGCGCTGAAGCTAACGGCGGTGGCATGAAATTCGATCAGATGATAGCTGAAGGGAACGCTAAAGGTGCCACGCTGATTCAGGATGCCATCGGCGGACTGGTGGCCCTGACCCGTAAGATAGAGAGCGCTGCCATGGCTCTGGGTGTTGAAAATCTGTCGCCAGATAATGCTGACCATGATTTCTAG
- a CDS encoding LbtU family siderophore porin has protein sequence MKLVAPFALSTLAFAMTGLSASAFADAEFERKVEDRLAKLEQQGASKGNMLGDKVTFSGLVEIEASMGDKTEFADKSYSDLTVATVELGIAAEINEKVDAEIVLLYEEGETELDVDVATLSFEDLIGPVDLLVGKQYLPFGRFETALVNDTLALELAETNKTAALFGLEQDGLTIGAYLFDGSVDRERHTENYGLTVSFAQDNFSAGFDYISALSESDAISEEVDAADLESDDGAISLSGSLNLDAVTIIGEYLTAVDDIEYNNESRELSAFQIEVDFAAKIGQKDYTIGFAIQETDDAGGWLPEQRLSFGGSTEVYENVGLAVEFWRDTDYSDAKGGTDEKSNNIVVQLAAEF, from the coding sequence ATGAAATTGGTCGCACCTTTTGCCTTATCTACTTTGGCTTTTGCCATGACAGGCCTGTCTGCATCGGCTTTTGCTGATGCTGAATTTGAGCGCAAAGTCGAAGATCGGCTGGCAAAACTCGAACAGCAGGGTGCCAGCAAAGGTAATATGCTGGGAGACAAAGTGACGTTCAGCGGTCTTGTAGAGATCGAAGCGTCTATGGGTGACAAGACTGAGTTTGCAGACAAAAGCTACAGCGACCTGACCGTTGCCACCGTTGAGCTGGGTATTGCTGCAGAGATCAACGAAAAAGTCGATGCCGAGATTGTGCTCCTGTACGAAGAGGGTGAAACAGAGCTGGATGTTGATGTAGCTACCCTTTCTTTTGAGGATTTGATTGGCCCGGTTGATTTATTAGTGGGTAAGCAATACCTGCCGTTCGGACGTTTTGAAACCGCTTTGGTAAACGACACACTGGCTCTGGAGTTGGCTGAAACCAACAAAACAGCCGCCCTGTTCGGACTGGAGCAGGATGGCCTGACTATCGGTGCATACTTGTTTGACGGTTCAGTTGATCGTGAGCGTCATACTGAAAACTACGGTCTGACGGTCAGTTTTGCTCAAGACAATTTCAGCGCCGGTTTCGATTATATATCTGCGCTGTCTGAGTCTGATGCTATTTCTGAAGAAGTCGATGCAGCCGATCTTGAAAGTGACGACGGTGCTATTTCTTTGTCCGGTAGCCTGAATCTTGATGCCGTTACCATTATCGGTGAATACCTGACGGCCGTGGATGACATTGAATACAACAATGAAAGCCGTGAATTGTCCGCGTTTCAGATTGAGGTGGATTTCGCTGCCAAAATCGGCCAAAAGGACTACACCATTGGCTTTGCCATCCAGGAAACCGACGATGCTGGTGGCTGGTTGCCTGAGCAGCGTTTGTCATTCGGTGGCTCAACAGAAGTTTATGAGAACGTAGGTTTGGCCGTTGAATTCTGGCGCGATACCGATTACAGCGATGCGAAAGGCGGTACAGACGAAAAGTCCAACAACATCGTCGTGCAGCTGGCAGCTGAATTTTAA
- a CDS encoding alpha/beta hydrolase: MSVCHMTCSSGRVPVTLVNTLMRSPFAPDLSVEPEKIKHSRNSMNFFGRIMPVARGVKIKPITYGGVVCEEHQPRHAPTNRVVLYFHGGGYCVGSPISHRHIISRLAKEAGMRAVAPDYRKAPEHSCPAPIDDAVMVYKDLLKEGIKAGNIYLAGDSAGGNLVLATLIKLRDLNLPLPAAACCISPWTDLSMSGETISSKEDVDLLLTPKLLDQFAVHYSAGTPAQERGNSPQLSPLAADLNQLPPLLIQVGSEEILLDDSVRLAEKAKKSGVQVELQIWEKMQHVWHYTFPLLKDGRIAISEIASFFDRNQ, from the coding sequence ATGAGCGTCTGTCACATGACCTGCTCATCCGGTCGCGTGCCGGTAACATTAGTTAATACTCTAATGCGGTCGCCGTTCGCGCCCGACTTGTCCGTTGAACCGGAAAAGATCAAACACTCCCGCAACAGTATGAACTTCTTTGGCAGAATCATGCCGGTTGCCCGAGGTGTTAAAATCAAGCCAATCACCTACGGTGGTGTGGTGTGTGAGGAACATCAGCCAAGGCATGCCCCAACTAATAGGGTTGTGTTGTATTTCCACGGTGGGGGGTATTGCGTAGGCTCACCGATCAGTCATCGCCATATCATATCGCGCCTTGCGAAAGAGGCCGGGATGCGAGCCGTTGCCCCTGATTATCGTAAAGCTCCCGAGCATTCTTGCCCTGCGCCTATCGATGACGCTGTGATGGTTTATAAGGATCTATTAAAGGAGGGCATTAAAGCAGGCAATATCTATCTGGCAGGGGATTCAGCCGGAGGCAACTTGGTACTGGCAACCCTGATTAAGCTCAGAGACCTTAATTTACCGCTTCCTGCAGCCGCTTGTTGTATCTCCCCTTGGACAGATCTATCAATGAGCGGTGAAACCATTTCCTCTAAGGAGGATGTCGATTTACTGCTCACGCCAAAACTTTTAGACCAGTTTGCCGTTCATTATTCAGCAGGAACCCCAGCGCAGGAGCGGGGGAATAGCCCCCAACTGTCACCCCTGGCGGCAGATTTGAACCAGCTCCCACCTTTGCTTATTCAAGTTGGCTCAGAAGAGATTTTGTTGGATGATTCCGTTCGCCTTGCCGAGAAAGCCAAAAAAAGCGGCGTTCAGGTGGAGCTGCAGATCTGGGAAAAAATGCAGCATGTTTGGCACTACACCTTTCCATTGTTGAAAGATGGGCGCATAGCCATAAGTGAAATTGCGTCGTTTTTTGACAGAAATCAGTAA
- a CDS encoding histone deacetylase family protein, translating to MMTAYISHKDCELHDMGAGHPECPRRLSAIRDYLMERQLWDVLLHVDAPKIEKIHLYRVHGREYVDGIFSQFPIKQTKTLGDDMVANAHTLNAALRSAGGVCKAVDMVMNGQAANAFCAVRPPGHHAEKNRAMGFCVFSNVAVAAAYAIHQYDLDRVAIVDFDVHHGNGTENILQYDERVLFCSSFQHPYYPHTVPDQNRSNIVHTPMHAGTSSDEFRDWVLQQWMNKLHQFNPQLLLISAGFDAHHSDPLADIYLDDRDYYWLTSELKRLAENCCEGRIVSSLEGGYHLDALARSVYQHIRVLSGL from the coding sequence ATGATGACAGCTTATATCAGCCACAAAGATTGTGAACTTCATGATATGGGGGCAGGTCACCCTGAATGCCCCCGTCGCCTCAGTGCCATCCGTGATTATCTAATGGAACGGCAGCTGTGGGATGTTTTGCTGCATGTTGATGCGCCAAAAATTGAGAAAATACATCTGTATCGGGTACACGGTCGAGAATACGTAGATGGAATCTTCAGCCAGTTTCCCATCAAGCAAACGAAAACTCTCGGCGATGATATGGTAGCCAACGCTCACACTCTTAACGCTGCGTTAAGATCAGCTGGTGGTGTCTGCAAAGCGGTGGATATGGTCATGAATGGGCAGGCCGCTAACGCATTTTGTGCGGTACGCCCACCCGGTCATCATGCAGAAAAGAACAGGGCGATGGGGTTTTGCGTATTTAGTAATGTTGCGGTGGCTGCGGCATATGCTATTCACCAGTATGATCTGGATCGAGTTGCCATTGTGGACTTCGATGTCCATCATGGGAACGGAACCGAGAATATCCTGCAGTACGATGAGCGGGTGTTGTTCTGCTCCAGCTTTCAACATCCGTATTACCCTCACACTGTTCCCGATCAAAATCGATCCAACATTGTGCACACACCTATGCACGCAGGTACCAGCAGTGATGAGTTTCGTGACTGGGTATTGCAGCAGTGGATGAATAAACTGCATCAGTTTAACCCGCAATTATTGCTGATCAGCGCCGGGTTCGATGCCCATCATTCCGATCCATTGGCTGATATTTATCTTGATGACAGGGATTATTACTGGCTCACCAGCGAGTTGAAAAGGCTGGCAGAAAACTGCTGCGAGGGACGGATAGTCTCCAGTCTGGAAGGAGGGTATCACTTAGATGCGCTGGCTCGCAGTGTGTATCAACATATACGGGTTTTAAGCGGCCTATAA
- a CDS encoding bifunctional acetate--CoA ligase family protein/GNAT family N-acetyltransferase — protein sequence MKKHYLTHFFEPSSIAIIGTGDGGDSIESKLAERLKEQFSGKVWLVHPRHRSLLGSNKVYETIDQVPGRIDLAIIVTPDSLVAEQLERCAGVGIDSVVVLSHLDDRDGFMRSKFVEGLRKQAESLGIRMWGPDCYGFVRPALGIRATLDNVNIRPGKIALISHSGAICRAVTDWAKANGVGFSTIISLEQAAGVYAGDILDYLVIDQQTECILIYAEGVQDSRGFLSGLRGVARSKPVIVMKTGRHGEDSGQHLSHTGALIGNDYVFDAALERAGIVRANSLTDLFLAARAFPIHRSVRGENIGIISHGLGPAIMACDKAFDLGLPLAQLSNESSVKLAQLRSMDASSNPVYSSRFGLNEEFMEACEIIAKDKSVDFLVVVLTPPRGKVLRDVDERLHRIQKASFKPIVVCCMGGDNIASIRKSLQERGIPVFSSPENAIKAAKYLTTYFKNRTYLIQAPASMEQHVSPDIEGARLIIEGVLQEGRKVLNQMESRAVLKAFNIPINPSWNTHSANEALVAAESVGFPVALKINSPDISHKVDFSGVSLNVMNAQAVRSAYKKLVDDVKQTKPDARIEGVIVEHMVTSAANRELLLGIKNDSIFGPVIVFGHGGTMVEVMNDIAISLPPLNSLLAKTLIQSPKVSKMLDSFRNMPAANHAELERIILRLSEIACELPWVRNLDINPLVLNDKSAMVLDAVIEVDYLPPAQRRYEHMAIHPYPVYLETNWQMKNGTDVVIRPIRPEDAELEKAFIESLSERSRYYRFMHNVKRVTPEMLARFTQIDYHREMALVALVKEPGGWHEIGVSRYVLNPDGVSCEFAVVVSDQWHRTGIGYKLMELLIEAARNKGLKVMDGIVLRDNVPMRKLARSMGFEIRDDEKDEDIVYIAKKL from the coding sequence ATGAAAAAGCATTATTTGACGCATTTCTTTGAGCCCTCCTCAATAGCCATTATCGGAACAGGTGATGGAGGAGACTCAATTGAATCGAAACTGGCAGAGCGGTTGAAAGAGCAGTTCAGCGGTAAGGTTTGGTTGGTGCACCCACGGCATCGAAGCTTGTTGGGCAGCAATAAAGTTTACGAAACCATTGATCAGGTACCGGGTCGGATAGATCTTGCCATTATTGTAACCCCGGATTCTTTGGTAGCAGAACAGCTTGAACGGTGCGCCGGTGTGGGTATCGACTCAGTGGTGGTGCTTTCCCATTTGGACGATCGCGATGGATTTATGCGTAGTAAGTTTGTCGAGGGTTTGCGCAAACAGGCCGAATCATTAGGCATACGCATGTGGGGGCCTGATTGCTACGGGTTTGTTCGGCCTGCACTGGGTATTCGGGCTACTTTGGATAATGTGAATATTCGCCCTGGCAAGATCGCACTCATATCCCACTCGGGCGCAATATGTCGAGCTGTTACTGATTGGGCCAAGGCTAACGGAGTTGGGTTTTCTACGATTATTTCCCTTGAACAGGCCGCTGGAGTCTATGCCGGGGATATTCTTGATTATCTGGTTATCGATCAGCAGACCGAATGTATTTTAATTTATGCCGAGGGTGTGCAGGATTCCCGTGGCTTCTTATCGGGTTTGCGGGGTGTAGCGCGCAGTAAGCCGGTTATCGTAATGAAAACAGGGCGTCACGGGGAGGATTCTGGCCAGCATCTTTCTCATACCGGCGCACTTATCGGTAACGATTACGTGTTCGATGCCGCATTGGAGCGTGCCGGTATTGTGCGAGCCAACTCCCTTACCGATCTGTTCCTTGCGGCGCGAGCGTTTCCTATTCATAGGAGTGTAAGAGGCGAAAATATAGGGATTATTTCGCATGGCTTGGGGCCAGCTATCATGGCCTGTGATAAAGCCTTCGATCTGGGCCTGCCTTTGGCGCAACTAAGCAATGAAAGCTCCGTTAAATTGGCGCAACTGCGATCCATGGATGCAAGCAGTAACCCGGTATATAGCAGCCGCTTTGGTTTAAATGAAGAGTTCATGGAAGCCTGCGAAATCATCGCTAAAGATAAAAGTGTAGATTTTTTGGTGGTTGTGCTTACGCCTCCCAGGGGAAAAGTGCTGCGGGATGTCGATGAACGATTGCATAGAATCCAGAAGGCAAGCTTCAAGCCAATTGTTGTTTGCTGTATGGGTGGAGACAACATCGCAAGTATCCGCAAGTCGCTGCAAGAGCGAGGTATTCCGGTGTTTTCGTCGCCAGAGAACGCGATCAAGGCGGCGAAGTATTTAACTACCTATTTTAAAAATCGGACATATCTGATTCAGGCGCCCGCATCCATGGAGCAGCATGTGTCCCCAGACATTGAGGGGGCGCGGCTAATTATTGAAGGCGTGTTACAGGAAGGCCGAAAGGTTCTGAATCAGATGGAATCACGAGCGGTTTTGAAAGCGTTCAATATTCCCATCAATCCCTCGTGGAATACCCATTCAGCGAATGAAGCATTGGTGGCCGCAGAATCGGTTGGTTTTCCGGTCGCTTTGAAAATTAACTCGCCGGATATCAGCCACAAAGTTGACTTCTCCGGGGTTTCTTTGAATGTTATGAACGCCCAGGCGGTACGTTCGGCTTATAAAAAACTAGTAGATGACGTGAAGCAAACCAAGCCCGATGCCCGTATAGAAGGGGTGATCGTAGAGCATATGGTTACGTCTGCTGCGAACAGGGAACTGTTGCTCGGAATTAAGAACGATTCCATTTTTGGTCCGGTTATTGTGTTTGGACACGGCGGAACCATGGTGGAAGTCATGAATGATATTGCCATCAGTTTGCCCCCTTTAAATTCCTTATTGGCGAAGACGCTGATTCAATCTCCCAAGGTCTCAAAAATGCTGGACAGCTTTCGTAATATGCCAGCAGCGAATCATGCAGAACTGGAGCGAATTATTCTGCGCTTGTCAGAAATAGCATGCGAGTTGCCGTGGGTTAGGAATCTGGACATCAACCCGCTGGTGCTCAATGATAAGAGCGCAATGGTGCTGGATGCCGTGATCGAAGTGGATTACCTGCCACCTGCGCAGCGTCGTTATGAGCATATGGCGATTCACCCTTATCCGGTTTATCTGGAAACCAACTGGCAGATGAAAAATGGTACCGATGTAGTCATCAGGCCCATTCGTCCAGAAGACGCAGAGCTGGAGAAAGCATTTATAGAAAGCCTGTCGGAGCGCTCTCGATATTATCGTTTTATGCACAATGTAAAACGGGTAACACCGGAAATGTTGGCTCGCTTTACGCAGATTGATTACCACCGGGAGATGGCTTTGGTGGCGTTGGTGAAAGAGCCGGGGGGTTGGCATGAAATAGGTGTCAGCCGTTATGTGCTCAATCCTGATGGTGTCAGTTGCGAGTTCGCAGTGGTTGTCTCAGATCAATGGCATCGTACCGGGATCGGGTATAAGTTAATGGAGTTGCTTATAGAGGCAGCTCGGAACAAAGGCCTGAAAGTGATGGACGGCATTGTGTTGAGGGATAATGTTCCTATGCGCAAGCTTGCCCGCTCCATGGGTTTTGAGATCCGTGACGACGAAAAAGACGAAGATATTGTTTATATAGCCAAGAAGCTTTAA